The Verrucomicrobium spinosum DSM 4136 = JCM 18804 DNA segment CCGGTGCTCCGCGTACTCGCGGTCATACCACCCGTTCGCCACCACCCCGTGATCGCGGGGCAGTCGCCCAGTGAGGTAGGTGCTCTGGGCGGTGCACGTCACCGCAGGCAGAGTAGGCTGTACCCGGGCGATCCGGTTGCGCTCCATAAAGGCCCGGATCTCCGGGGTGGCATCACAGATCAGACGCGGGGTGAGACCGACAACGTTGAGAATGGCCGTGCGCTGCATGTGTGATAGGGAGGACCGCCAGGAGCCACAGGCGGCAGATGAACGGGAAACTTCAAACCTCCCGGGCGAGAGTGCAAGCGATCATGCACGAGCCCAACCGCTGGGAGCCCGATTTTCCCCTCACCCCCCTACTTCACCCAGCCCACCAGCAGCACCGCCACATACCCCAACTTGCAAACCGCATGCAGAGCCTGATCCGTATGAAAGTTGATCTTCCGCTCACACTTGGCGGCATCCAGCGCGAAGTGCAGAACCAGCTCTGCTGCGGCAAATACCACCCGCCCGGTAATCAGCCACACGAAGCCCGCGTGAATGAGGCAGTGCGCCAGCAGGCAATGGATCCACAACCCCGCTGGCTGCGGTTGCCCTCCGGTGGCACGGAAATGCCGGCTCTTGTGCAGCGCCAAATACTCCCCCTGGAGGGGATAGTCCGCCAGCGCATGTCCTACGAGGAGAGCGAAGAACAGATTCAAACCCCCGCCCAACGTGGCGGGAGACTGCGCAAGATCCAGCATGAGCCCATTCATTTCACCGGCAGCATTTCCTGGCAACCACAATCTCCATCCGTCCCTCACGGAGAACTAGATTAAAAAAGAGGCGGACAAACTGCCCGCCTCCGCAAATCAACTGATGACGGAGGGCACCGCCTAGATCTGGCTCATCATGGAGACCTTTTCGTTGGTCTCACGCAGGCGGCGGCTCAGCGTGCTGGCAATGCCGATCAGCAGGTGGGAGGCTGGCAGCGGGCTCACGTTCATGAAGTCCTCCAGGCTCTGGCGGTCGATCCGCCACACCTGGGAGAATTCGATGGCGGTCACCGTGGCGCTGGCCAGACCGGGGTGGAAGATGTTGATCTCCCCGATCGTCTCACCGACGCCGATGCGACCCAGCAGCACCTGTCGGCCGGAGCGCACCGTGGAGGCGTGCAGGGTGCCACCGATCACAAAATAGAGGGAGTTCTGCTGGCGGCCCTCTTCAATGAGGATCTGGCGCTCATGCACCGGAAGAAACTCCCCATAGCTGCTGAGAAGGAGGCGATCATCATCGCCCAAGGGTTCAATAATGCCTTTTGCGGGGAGTTCGGGACGGGAAAAATCGGTGCTCATGGTGTTGGAATTGAATGAAAACCGGCGGTATTTTTGCAGTGGAAGTTCCAGACAGGCAAGAAAAGAAAAGATTTGGTTCTGCTGAAATACCGCCCCCTGCGGAAGAGTAGGTATTTTCCGGCCATTTCAGCGCCGGTCTCCGGCAGATGTCTGATTATCCAGCGACTTTGGTGCCACCCCACTCGACATTGAACGGGTGGTCGCCGAAATTCTTCTGGATTTCGACGTGAACCTATTCACAGTCCCGCCGCCGAACTCAAGTCCAGTGACCCTAGTATAGCCAAACCAACTCACACCGAGCCATGTCCGACAACAACCAAGAGAAAAGCAACTTTGCCCTTATTTTTGCCAACCTGCTGCTCCGCCTTTGGATTGCCCTCCGTTTGATCGCCGCTGGTGTGGACAAGTTCCGCGCGGGATCAGGCAAAGATGCCACCTTCAGTCTCCAGAACTACGAGACCAAGATGGCCAACATCGCGAAGCTCACCTATGAAAAAGGCTTCCTTCCTGAGAAACTCTGTGGTCTGTACGCCAAGCCACTTGGTTACATCCTCATCGTAGTCGGCGTCTGGGTGCTCCTCGGCCTCTTTACCGAACTCGGCCTCCTCGCTGCTGGTCTCACCTTCCTTTCTCTGGCCATCGGCCTGGCCACCCTCCCAGACGACACAGAAGTCGTGCTCATCGGGGTGCACATCCTCATCGTGGCCGCCGCCCTCGTCACCAACAAGGCGAACAAGATTTCCCTCGATGGCCTGCTCTTCCGCAAGCGCAACGACGACTAATCCTCCGGGCAGGCCCGTTGTCCTGCCGGCATTCTGATTCGTTGAAGTATGAATTCCTCCCTTCCCTCCTCTCAACCTGCCTCCGGGCTGAACCGGTTCATGGACCGCCGCGGATTCGTCCGCACCTCCGTGCACGCCGGGGCCGGTGCCCTTCTGCTCACGAGCAAGAGTGCCATCGCCCAGCAGACCTCCCCAGATCGTGTCATCAAATGCGCCCTCATCGGTTGCGGCGCGCAAGGTGAGCGCCTTCGCGCCTCCGCCGCAGACGTCCCCGGCGTCCAGTGGGTGGCCGTGTGCGACATCTGGCCCTACCCCCGCACCCCCATGGGGCGCAAGATGGGCTATGACAACAAGAAGCGCGGCTACGACGCTGCCGTGGCAGAATACGCCGACGTGGGTGAAATGCTGTCCAAGCAGACCGACATCGAGGCCGTTTTCATCGCTACGCCCGACTTCCTGCACGCCCCCTTCAGCCGCCAGTGCCTGGAGGCCAAAAAGGCCGTGTACTGCGAGAAGATGATGTCCAACACCATCGAAGGTGCCCGCGACATGGTCAAAGCCCAGCAGGAAACCGGTGGCATCTTCCAGATCGGTCACCAGCGCCACAGCAACCCGCGCTACATCCACTTCCGCGACAACATCTACCAGGGGCCACATCTCCTCGGTCGCGTCACGCACGCCTATGGCCAGTGGAACCGCGGCGTCTCCGCCTCCAAGCCCCTCACCCCGCCCAAGAACCAGGAAATCCCCACGGACATCCTGGCCAAGTACGGCTACGACAGCATGGAGGCCTTCCTCAACTGGCGCTGGTACAAGAAGTACGGCGGCGGTGCCATCTCTGACCTTGGTGCCCACCAGATTGACATGTTCAACTGGGTCTTCCAGACCAAGCCCACCTCCGTGTACGCGGCAGGCGGCATCGACTACTACGACGGCAAGGAAGGCCGCGCGATGTTCGAGTACCCGGACAACGTGATGACCATCTATGAGTATCAGCTCCCGACCGGCACGGCGCGCGCCTACTACCAGGTGCTCACCACCACCGGATCCCAGGGCTACTACGAGAAGTTCATGGGCATCAACGGCAGCGCCATCATCTCTGAGAGCCCCACCTACAACCAGGTTTACGCAGAGCCAGACAACGACTGGACCCAGTACTCCACCGGCCCCAATCCGGCCGTGGTGCAGGCTGGCGACGACGTGAAGAACAAATTCTGGGAACAGTCACGCAACTGGGACAAGCCCAAGCCCCCGTCCTACGACCTCGGCCCGCTGGCCAAGGCCCTGGCCGACGTGCGCGAGAGCAAGCCGCTGGCCCGCTGGGAGATCCCCGTGGTACTCGGCCGCTACCCCCACTCTCCCCACATTCAGAACTTCATCGAGTGCACCCGTGCCAAGACCCCGGACAAGCTCACCTGCCCTGTGCAGATGGCGTTTGAGTCCTGCGTCACCGTGCTCACCGCCCTGAAGTCCATTGAACAAGGTGCCAAAATCAATTTCAAACCCGAGGACTTCGTGGCCTGATGCCCCTTTGGACGGCGGGGGGGCAACGCCCCGCCGTTCGCCCTCCTCATTTCCTCAACGATCCCTGAACCCAACATGAAACTGAAGTCAAACACCCTCCTCCTGGGCGGCCTGCTGGCCACCTCGATCATGATGTCCTCCTGCGGCAAGAGCGGAGACAGCGCCACCGCTGAAGGCTCCTCCAGCGCTTCCGGTGCAGCCTCCCCGGCCGCCGCTCCTGCCTCCGTCCCCGCTGGCGATCTCGTGGACCTGACCCCCGAGTATCCCAAGCCAATGTTCATCGGCACCCCGGTCCCCACCGGCGACATCCCGAACCTCGAGAAGCCTGATCCAGAGGCAGTCAAAGCCCGCCTCACGCTGAAAGTGCCCAAGGGCACCGAAAACGTGGCCAAAGGCAAGAAGGTCACCAGCTCCGACCCCCTTCCGATCATCGGCACGCTTGACCTCGTCACCGACGGCGACGCCGACGGTTCCGATGGCTGCTACGTGGAGCTCGCTCCTGGTGCCCAGTGGGTCCAGATCGACCTTGAGAAGGAGTACGACATCTGGAAGATCCTCGCCTGGCACTTCCACAAGCAGACCTCCATCTACTTCGATGTGAACGTTCAGGTGAGCAATGACCCCGAGTTCAAGACCGGCGTCACCACCCTCTACAACAACGACCACGACGACAGCTCCAAGCTCGGCAAGGGCGAAGACAAAGCCTATGTGGAAACCAACCACGGCCGCCTGATCGACGGCAAGGGCACCAAGGCCCGCTACGTTCGCCTCTCCAGCAACGGCAACACCGCGAACGAGATGAACCACTACATCGAAGTGCAGGTGTACGCCACCCCGGCCAAGTAAGACCAGATTACGCTTCACTTTCCTGTTCAGAACAGGATCCAAACCGCCGCAGCCTCCGTGCTTGCGGCGGTTTTTTTCGTCATCGGGTAACCCACACCACCCTTTGTACATTTGCAGGATGACCCTGAACCCAGTCCAGGCCGGAACCCCCACCATGTCTCCATGAAATCGAAGCCTCCACTTCTACAGCTCGCCTGCCTCGTTGCCTCCACCCTCATCATATCATCCTGCGGAGAGAGTGGCGGTGCGACGCCCAACTCCGTTTCAGAGACTGGCAAGGATGTTTCGCAAGCAGGCTCTGACATGGTTGAGTTTCTCCCCCAGTATCCGCCTGCGGAGATCATCGGGACCCCCGTGCCGATCGATGACATACCCAACCTGGAAAAATTTAATCCGAACGCCGCCCCCACCAAGCCCCCGGCCTTCAACTTGCCCCGCGATGCAAAAAACGTCGCCTTGGGCAAGCCCGTCTCCGGGTCTGACCTCGAACCGCTCCTGGGGGGACTGGAGCTCCTCACCGATGGAGATGCCCAAACCGGCGACGGCCGTTACGCAGAGTTCGCCCCCGGACATCAATGGGTCCAGATCGACCTCGGGCAAAAGTACGATGTCTGGAAACTGCTCGTATGGCATCTCCACAGGGCCAGAGCCGTGTACTTTGATGTGAACATTCAGGTCAGCAACGTCCCCAAGTTCGAGACCGGCGTCACCACGCTCTACAACAACGACCACGACGACAGTTCCAAACTCGGCAAAGGCGAAGACATGGCGTATGTCGAAACCCACCACGGTCGCCTGATCGATGGCAAGGGTACCAATGCCCGCTATGTCCGGCTCTATAGCAATGGCAATACCTCAAACGAGATGAACCATTACATCGAGGTGCAGGTGTACGGCACCCCTCCCAAGTAAGGCCAGATGGTGCCCCAATTCCCTTCCCAGATCCAAACCGCCACAGGCCTCGTGCTTGCGGCGGTCGGGAGACAGAAGACGAAAGACCTGAACTGAGTTCACGCATTGGAGTTCGCGTTCTCCTCCTGCCGCGTTTCACGGCAAACATCCCATGAGATCGCGCCGCGCACCTCGCGACCAAGTGACCTTGGGTTGTAGGGCGACCGCCTCGGTTGCCTCATTCATGGGACGTCACAGGGCGCTTGTGCCCTCCGCGCCACCCACCACATCCACCCCCTGGATGCGCAGCATCTTTGGGTGCGTGAGGGAACCGCCACTTTCGCGCCCCTTGTGACGGTCTTGAACCCCTCGCCCTCCAGCAGAGCCCAACATGTCCCCCAATGGACTCCGCAGCCAGCCATCTCGTCAGCTCAAGAATGTGCAAGGAGCGGCGGTTTGTGCTTCAAGCACAACCGCCGAGCAGAAGCGGAGCGAGTGACCCCAAAACTTCCCATCGCCATTCAACGCCCCATCACGGCTTGCAGCCTCAATAGAACAACATTCCTCCGGCTGCCACACCCTCACATTCACCCGCACCTTCAAAATCTTCGTGCCTTTGCCCCTTCGTATGAGAATCGAAAACAGGAAGCCCTCCACTCCATCACCCCTGCCGACGTTCCCATCTACCCTACAACTCATAACCCATAACTCCTAACCCTCCACCGCTCCCCATATTTTGGATCTCGCATTAATTTGCTTTTGGGAGTCCCATGCGCTAAACCCTCACGCAGACATCGCGCCCCCGTCATTCGAGTGATCGAGCCCCTCCGACAGCTTTTTGACACCTCAGACTTTCCCGCACGCTGGCATTGCGGGGACTGGAGTGATCTTCATGGCTGGCTCCACATTCTCTCAGACCTCGCCATCTTTGGGGCTTATGCCGCCATCCCCACCTCCATCGCCTGTTTTGTCAGAGCCAAGCGGCGCGAGGTCGCGTTCCCGAAGCTCTATTTGCTCTTCGCCTGCTTCATCCTTTCCTGCGGCCTCACCCATCTTATAGAGGCCACCATCTTCTGGCATCCTTGGTACCGTTTCTCTGGCATGATGAAGCTGGTCACCGCCATAGTCTCCTGGGCGACCGTCGTCGCCCTCATCAAGATCCTGCCCACGGCCATGAACCTGCCCGGCATGGCCCGATTAAACCAGGCGCTCACGAAGGAAGTGTCGGACCGCAAGGCCTCCGAGGCGGCGCTCCAGGAGTCGTCCATCCGCCTGGCCCTGGCGCTGGAGCATTCCCAATTGGGCGACTGGAGCTGGGATGCCGCCAACAACATCGTCGCCTTTTCCCGGCGCGCCACGGAGATTTTGGGAGTGGCGCCAGACGGTCGCCACAGTCGGGAGTCTCTCCGCACGGACATTCACCCAGACGACCGGGAGCCTACCAAGCTCATTGTAGATGCGGCCATCCGGACCCAGACCAACTATGATGTGGAGTACCGTGTCATCCGCCCCAATGACGGCACGGAAATCTGGGTCCACGCCAAAGGGCGCGGGGTGTATGACAGCCGGGGCAACATTATCTCCGTGGTGGGCACCATAGGGGATGCGACCAGTCGCAAGCACCGTGATCGGGAACGCGAGGTGCTCCTTGTCAAAGAACGCGAAGCTCGCGCCGAGGCGGATCGTGCCAACCGCATCAAAGATGAATTCCTGGCCACCCTCTCTCATGAACTGCGCAATCCCCTGAACGCCATCTTGGGTTGGGCCAGCATCCTCCGTACCGAATCGTCTGACCCAGACGAGCTCGCCGCCGGGCTGGATGTCATCGAGCGCAACACCCAGCTCCAGGCCAAGCTCATCGCCGACCTGCTGGATATGAGCCGCATCTTGAGCGGGAAGGTCCACCTTGATCTCAAGCCCACCAACCTCCTCTCCCTGGCCAGAGAAGGGGTGGAGACCATCCGCATCATGGCCGAGGAGAAGCGCATCACCGTGACCACGCCCGGGGACGCCCCACCTGTGATGGTGAGTGGGGACAGCGCCCGTCTTCAGCAGATCATCTGGAACCTCCTGACCAACGGCGTCAAATTCACCCCGCCGGGCGGCTCCCTGGATCTCTCCATCATCTGCGGGCAGGACCGGGCCGAACTCGTTGTCACCGATACAGGGACAGGCATTGATCCCCAGTTCCTGCCACACGTATTCGACCGCTTCCGTCAGGCGGACGCCTCCTCCACTCGCAAATACGGCGGTCTGGGCCTCGGGCTCTCCATCGTCAAACACCTCACAGAGATGCACCACGGCACAGTCCAGGTCTTCAGTCCGGGTGTCGGAAAGGGAGCCACGTTCAAGGTCACCCTGCCCCTCTTACGCTCCCCCGCAGAGACGGATGGCGAGCTCTTTGCCGATCTCTCCGCCGCTCTGGAAGAGTGCGTTGACCTGACTGGGACATCGGTCCTGGCGGTGGATGATGTGCCGGACAACCTGGAGGTCATTGCCCGGGTGCTACGGAACCGCGGGGCCACCGTCACCACGGCCCTCTCCGCTGCTGAGGCGATCAAGACCCTGGAGACCACGAAATACCACGTGCTGGTGAGCGATATCGCCATGCCGGAAATGGACGGCTTCGACCTCATCGCTGCCACCCGTCGGCTCGATGCGCAACATTGCGGCCACCTCCCCGCCATTGCCCTCACCGCCTTCGCCCGCCAGGAAGACGGGGACCGGGCCCTTGCGGCGGGTTTTGATCACTTCTTGTCCAAGCCCGTGGATCCCGTCGAGCTGGTCGCCGCCATCTGCCGATGCACAGGACGGGGAAATCACACCCCCATCGGAGGAAAGAAGACCCATCCCGGCCCCGATTCCGCATCCCACCGCAACGTCGCTATAGAGTGACAGAACGGCCCGGGTGGATTCTAGTGCTTCGGGGCATGACAGTTGCGGCACACGTTGACCCGGTTTTGGGATATTTCTTGTCCAAACACCCTGCGCAATTGGCCCTGCATGTGCAAGTTGTCACCCTTCCAGATCGTTTTCTCCTACTTGCTGACCTCGCTCCTGTCCACCCACCCATGTCCACCCCTACCGATACTGAAGCCGCGCAAATCCTGGTCAACGGTTATCAAAAACTCAAGACAGAGCTGAGCAAAAGGATCGTCGGTCAGGACGACGTGATCGAGCAGGTGTTCATCGCGATGGCCGCAGGCGGTCACGCCCTGCTGGAAGGAGTCCCCGGACTGGCCAAAACCCTGCTGGTGAAGTCCTTCGCAGACGCAATGCATCTAGGCTTCCGGCGTATCCAGTTCACGCCGGACCTCATGCCTGCAGACATCACCGGCACGGAGATCATCCAGGAGGACGCCGATACCGGACGCCGCAAGCTCATCTTCATGCGCGGGCCGATCTTCTCCCAGATCATCCTGGCGGATGAGATCAACCGTACCCCGCCCAAGACCCAGGCCGCTCTGTTGGAAGCCATGCAGGAGCACTCCGTCACCGTCGGCCAGGAGACCTTTGCCCTGCCCCGCCCGTTTTTTGTTCTGGCCACGCAGAACCCCATCGAGCAGGAAGGCACGTACCCGCTCCCCGAGGCCCAGAAGGATCGTTTCCTCTTCCTCATCAAGGTCGCCTACCCCACCCGGGATGACGAACGCGAGATCCTCGCCCGCACGACCGGCACCGTCTCCAGCGTCATAGAGCCCGTCCTCAGCGGCGAAGAGCTGCAACAGGCGCAGACCCTCGCCCGGCGCGTCCCGGTGCCGGATCATGTCACGGACTTTGTCCTGGATCTCGTCCGCGCCACCCGCACCACCGAGGACGGCGTGTCCGCCTACGTGAAGCAGATGGTCGGCTGGGGCGCAGGTCCCCGTGCCAGCCAGCACCTCATCCTCGCAGGCAAGGTGCGGGCGCTCCTGCGGGGCCGCACCCATATGACCGTGGACGATGTCGAAGCGCTCGCCTACCCGGTGCTGCGCCATCGCATCGTGCCCACCTTCCATGCTGAGGCGGAGGGCGTCACCGTGGACCACATCGTGAAGCACCTGTTGGAAAACACGCGCCGTCCCCAGGGCTCCCGCGTGCTGTAGTTCGCACTCGCGCAGGTTTTCCCAGCGCCGGCTGCGCCCCTTCCGCCGCCGCTCCGGGGTTTCCTCGTACCTCTTCCGCCCATCATGGCCAAACTCTCAGATCTCCTGACCGCAGAAGACCTCGTGCAACTCACGGGGCTGCCGCTGTTTGCCAGGACGGTCATGGAGGGCTTCTCCACCGGCCTGCACGCCTCCCCGCACAAAGGGTCCAGCGTCGAGTTCCGCCAGCACCGCCCCTACGTCCAGGGAGATGAGATCAAACGGCTGGACTGGAAGATCTTTGGCCGCAGTGACCGCTTCTACATCCGCGAGTTCGATGAGGAGACGAACCTGCGCGCCACCATCCTGCTCGATTCCAGCGGCAGCATGGGCTACCGCGGCACGAAGGGCACGGCCAAGTACGAGCACGCCCGCAAACTGGCGGCCGCCCTGGCCTATGTCCTCACCGGCCAGCAGGATGCTGTGGGCCTTGTCACCTTTGACGACAAGATCCGGGACTTCATCCCCTGCCGGACCAAGACGAGCCACCTGCACCACATCCTGGATACACTCCAGCGCAGCCAGCCAGGTGGGGAAACCTCCCTCGCCTCCGTGCTCAAAAACCTCGCCTCCCGGCTCAAACGCCGTGGGCTCCTGCTCCTGATCTCAGACTGTTTTGACGATGCGGAGAGACTCCTGCAGGCGGTCGGGGTGCTTCGCAAACAAGGGCATGAGATCATCGTTTTCCAACTCTGGGACCGGGATGAACTGGACTTCCCCTTTTCCCGCTGGGCCCGCTTTGAGAACATGGAGAGAACGGACGACGGCCTCCTGCTCGATCCGGCCGCCATCCGCCAGCGCTATCTGCAGGTGCTGAAGACCTTCCGCGAGGACCTTGTCGAGGGCTTGCGCCGCCATCACGCCGACCTCGTGCCGATCATCACCGACGAACCCCTTACTGAAGCCGTCAAGGCCTACCTGGCCCTGCGCATGCGCCAATGATGCCGGCTTCTCCCCCCATCTGCTGCCTCCGCCTCACCGCGCCGTCCACGCTGGACGGCCGCAGGCTCCCGCCATGAGTTTCCTGAACCCCATCCTCCTGGCGGGTCTGGCAGCTTTCCTGATCCCGCTCATCATCCACCTGCTGAACAAACGCAAGGTGGTGACCGTGCGTTGGGGCCCCATGCACCTGCTTCACGAGGCTCTGCGGCAAAAGAAGCGCAATGTAAAAGTGGAGCAGAAGCTCCTGCTGGCCGTGCGCATCAGCATCCCCATCCTGCTCGCGCTCTGCCTCGCCCTGCCCGTTCTCAGCGCCCTCAGCCAGCTCCCCGGCTTCGACAAGACATCCCTGCTCGTGCTGCTGGACAACAGCTTCTCCATGCGGGCCCCGGGCACCGGCGGCACTCCGCGGGACAAAGCACGCAACGACCTGCGCCAGACCCTCACCGGCCTGTCCCGTGGGTCGGATGCTTCCGTCATTCTCGCCGGGGCTCCCGCCCGCAGGCTCATACCCCAGTCCACGACTGACCTCGACTCCCTTCCTACCCGCTTGGAGGGCGAGCCCAGCATGAGCGGCCCGCTGGCACTGCAAGACGCGTTTCAACTCGCCCAAGCGGAGCTGCCCAAGATGGCCACCGCCGCCCGCGAGGTGCTGGTCGTCTCCGACTTCAAATGGAGCGACTGGCGGCACCTCTCAGAAGGCGGCACGCTGCCCGCTCTCGAGGGGATGCTGAAACAGCAGCAACCTCCCCTCGTCACCTTCCTCCGCGCCCCCAGCGACACCGAGTCGAACCTCGCGGTTGTTTCCGTGGAACCATCCGCGTTTGTGGTCGCCCGCGGCCAGGCCATCGCCCTGCGGGCCCGTATTCAGAATCACGGCCCCCGCGCCTATCAGGATGTCGCCGTGCATCTGGAGGCCAACGGTGCCCGCATGCGCTCCACCCGGGTCTCGATCGCTCCCAATTCGGAGTCTGTCCTCACCCTGAGCCATACGCTGGAGACCGCCGGCGATCAAGCCGTGACCGTGCGGGTCGAGGGCGACTCGCTTCCGGATGACAACGCCTTCTCCGTCATCATCCCCGTGCGTGAGCAGGTCAACTGCCTGCTCGTCCGCGGGAAGTCCCGCAGCGGTCCCCTGGAGGGAGCCACCGATTTCCTGGAGATTGCCCTCACTCCGCACCAGAGCGCTGCGACTACGCTCAAGGACGTGATCCGGGCTGGTGTCATCGAGCATCACTCCATCCGCGACAAGTCTTTTGAAGGCAGTGAGGTGGCCATCCTGGCGAATGTGGAACGCCTCAACGACCGTCAGGTGCAGGAGTTGGAGGAGTTCGTCCAGCGCGGCGGCGGTCTCGTCATCTTTGCAGGCCCGGACATGGATCTGCGCTGGTATCAGGAAAAACTCTACAACAAGGGCAAAGGCCTGCTGCCCTGCGCATTGAACGGTTTTGGCCATGTGGACGAAGGGCAGGCCCCCGCCCGCATCCTCAATCAGCGACACACCCATCCCGCCATCACCTATTTCAACGACGCCCGCGGCATGCGGCTGGAGGACGCCGCCTTCACCCACTGGCTGAAGTTTGACAAGATCGAAGGGGAAGCCCGCCCCGTCTTGAACCTCGATCGCGGTGATGCCCTGATGGTCGAGAAACCGCTGGGGAAGGGGCGCGTCATCGCCGTGGCTTCCACCGCGAATGCCCAATGGAGCAATCTCCCCCTGCAGCCCGCCTTTGTCCCCCTCATGCAGCGTGTGGTCACCTACCTGGCCACCCAGAATGCCGCCCCGCAGAGTCAGCTCTGCGGCTCCGTCCTCCGCGCCTCCCTCGGCACCCAGCAGGCCAAGTCCAACTATGAACTCAAGGACCCCGCCAGCCAGGTCAAGGAACTTACCCCCCGGGCCGACCGCGATGGCGTCATCTTTGTGGATTATGCCGACACCCTCGTACCCGGCATCTACGAACTGAAGGCCAAAGACTCCCCGGGTGCCCTGGTGCGCCGCTTCGCCTTCAATCTCAACCCGGCAGAGTCCAACCTCGAGCCCATGCCGGAGGAGGCCCTTCGCACCCTGGCGCAGCGTCTGGGGGTCACCTACGCCGCCAGCCAGGACGAATATGCCCGTCTGGATCGCACCCGCCGTCACGGGGCAGAGGCGTGGCAGCCCCTGCTCTTCGCCCTCATCATCTTCCTCTTTGCTGAAGTCTTCCTCCAGCAACGCATTTCCCGCGCCTGACCCTCTTCCCGACTCCCTTTCTCAGTGACTCCCCAGCAAACAGAAACCCAACTGCGCTTCACCGGTGACTGGCCCGCCATGCCCGTCCTCGCGGTCGCGTTGGGGCTGGGGCTGGTCATGTTCTTCTTCTACCGCAGGGAGCTGCGCTTTCACACCGGCACGGCCCGCTGGCTCCTGCCCCTGCTCCGTTCTTTGGCCGTATTTCTGGCCCTCGTGTGCCTTGCGGGTCCCATCCTGCGCCACATCGCCACCTTCCGCCAGCTCGGCCGCGTGTTGCTGGTGGCAGATGCCTCGGCCAGCATGAGTTTCACAGACGACATCGCTGGCGGCAACACCCCTGCGCCACGTCCCACGCCCCCTCCGGCTGGTGCCGTTGATTCCTTGCACTCCGGCTCCCGCTTTGCCCGCATGGAGAGCGCACTCCTCGATCCCAACCACTCCCTCGTCAAAACCCTCGCGGAAAAGCACGATGTTGAGCTTTTTGCCCTGCGGGGCTATCGCAGTGAGCGCCTCTGGTGGCATCGCCAGGGCGGGCGGGATGTCTCCGGCGATCTTCCTCATCACTTTGAGTTCAAGCCGGAGGCCACCGCCACAAACCTGGATCAGCCCCTGCGCGATGCCCTGGGCCCGAACCCTGCCGGCACGGCGCTCGTGATCCTCACGGACGGTCAGCACAACGGTCCCGGCTCCCCAGAGGAGATGGCCGCAGGCCTCAAGGAAAGCGGCATCCCCGTCTTCACCGTTGGTTACGGCAGCGAGGTGCCGCCACCCGACCTCGCCGTGGTGAATGTGCTCATGCCAGAGGCCGTCTTTGCTGAAGACCGTGCCGAGGGCACACTCGTCATCAGCGACACCCTGCCGCCCGGACTGGCTGCCAGCGTGAATGTTGCCCAGGGTGCCAAGGTGCTCTGGCAGCAGAGCTTCACCACCACGGGTGCCGGGGAACGCCGCTTTGACTTCAGCTTTCCGGTGCGTGGGCTCACGGGAGACCCCCAACAGTCCCTCCGCACCCTGGCCGCGCGCGTTGAGCTTACGGGAAACAACGCCACGTTGGACAAGATCGCGAACAACAACAGCCAGACCGTTTCCTTGCATCTGCTCAGCCGCAAGCGCCGGGTCCTCGTGCTGGACGGCCGACCCCGCTGGGAAACCCGCTACCTGCACAATCACTTCGACCGCGACGAGCGCTGGGAGGTGATGGTCGGCTACGACACCTTCACCCGTGGCCAGGGCGGCCAGGTTCAGGAAG contains these protein-coding regions:
- a CDS encoding AAA family ATPase, giving the protein MSTPTDTEAAQILVNGYQKLKTELSKRIVGQDDVIEQVFIAMAAGGHALLEGVPGLAKTLLVKSFADAMHLGFRRIQFTPDLMPADITGTEIIQEDADTGRRKLIFMRGPIFSQIILADEINRTPPKTQAALLEAMQEHSVTVGQETFALPRPFFVLATQNPIEQEGTYPLPEAQKDRFLFLIKVAYPTRDDEREILARTTGTVSSVIEPVLSGEELQQAQTLARRVPVPDHVTDFVLDLVRATRTTEDGVSAYVKQMVGWGAGPRASQHLILAGKVRALLRGRTHMTVDDVEALAYPVLRHRIVPTFHAEAEGVTVDHIVKHLLENTRRPQGSRVL
- a CDS encoding DUF58 domain-containing protein; protein product: MAKLSDLLTAEDLVQLTGLPLFARTVMEGFSTGLHASPHKGSSVEFRQHRPYVQGDEIKRLDWKIFGRSDRFYIREFDEETNLRATILLDSSGSMGYRGTKGTAKYEHARKLAAALAYVLTGQQDAVGLVTFDDKIRDFIPCRTKTSHLHHILDTLQRSQPGGETSLASVLKNLASRLKRRGLLLLISDCFDDAERLLQAVGVLRKQGHEIIVFQLWDRDELDFPFSRWARFENMERTDDGLLLDPAAIRQRYLQVLKTFREDLVEGLRRHHADLVPIITDEPLTEAVKAYLALRMRQ
- a CDS encoding BatA domain-containing protein → MSFLNPILLAGLAAFLIPLIIHLLNKRKVVTVRWGPMHLLHEALRQKKRNVKVEQKLLLAVRISIPILLALCLALPVLSALSQLPGFDKTSLLVLLDNSFSMRAPGTGGTPRDKARNDLRQTLTGLSRGSDASVILAGAPARRLIPQSTTDLDSLPTRLEGEPSMSGPLALQDAFQLAQAELPKMATAAREVLVVSDFKWSDWRHLSEGGTLPALEGMLKQQQPPLVTFLRAPSDTESNLAVVSVEPSAFVVARGQAIALRARIQNHGPRAYQDVAVHLEANGARMRSTRVSIAPNSESVLTLSHTLETAGDQAVTVRVEGDSLPDDNAFSVIIPVREQVNCLLVRGKSRSGPLEGATDFLEIALTPHQSAATTLKDVIRAGVIEHHSIRDKSFEGSEVAILANVERLNDRQVQELEEFVQRGGGLVIFAGPDMDLRWYQEKLYNKGKGLLPCALNGFGHVDEGQAPARILNQRHTHPAITYFNDARGMRLEDAAFTHWLKFDKIEGEARPVLNLDRGDALMVEKPLGKGRVIAVASTANAQWSNLPLQPAFVPLMQRVVTYLATQNAAPQSQLCGSVLRASLGTQQAKSNYELKDPASQVKELTPRADRDGVIFVDYADTLVPGIYELKAKDSPGALVRRFAFNLNPAESNLEPMPEEALRTLAQRLGVTYAASQDEYARLDRTRRHGAEAWQPLLFALIIFLFAEVFLQQRISRA